A genomic stretch from Colwellia sp. Arc7-635 includes:
- a CDS encoding DNA ligase, which produces MFHIKYQHILYFNFLLLLSLDINAKQALVSKSASEKPPLQLASSYQKNIVIKDYWVSEKLDGVRGYWTGKALFTRSGNLLSPPSWFIENWPKTAMDGELWSRRGQFEKISGCVRRKNSDGECWKNLKLMVFDLPNQPGSFTLRLPLIKQLVQESQSAYLAMIPQKAIANHADLYALLDNVVKQNGEGLMLHLAKAHYQPGRSKNVLKLKKYQDAEAVVIAHMPGKGKYQGQLGAIKVRTTEGIIFKIGSGFSDLQRQQPPKIGSIITYKYIGKTKRGVPRFASFLRIKNKH; this is translated from the coding sequence ATGTTTCATATTAAATACCAACATATTCTGTACTTTAACTTCTTATTACTGCTCTCACTAGATATCAATGCTAAGCAAGCATTAGTATCAAAGTCTGCGTCAGAAAAACCACCATTACAGCTCGCAAGTTCTTACCAAAAAAATATCGTCATTAAAGATTACTGGGTAAGCGAAAAGCTTGATGGTGTTCGAGGATATTGGACCGGAAAAGCATTATTTACCAGAAGCGGTAACTTATTATCACCACCGTCATGGTTTATTGAAAATTGGCCTAAAACGGCTATGGATGGTGAATTATGGAGTAGACGTGGCCAGTTCGAAAAAATCAGCGGTTGCGTACGAAGAAAAAATTCCGATGGTGAATGTTGGAAAAATCTTAAATTGATGGTTTTTGATCTGCCTAATCAGCCAGGTAGTTTTACCCTTCGTCTTCCCCTCATAAAGCAATTAGTACAAGAAAGTCAATCTGCGTACCTTGCGATGATCCCACAAAAAGCAATAGCGAACCATGCCGACTTATATGCCCTGCTAGATAACGTTGTCAAACAAAACGGTGAAGGACTAATGCTACACCTTGCTAAAGCTCACTATCAACCTGGCCGTAGCAAAAACGTCTTAAAACTAAAGAAATATCAAGACGCTGAAGCCGTGGTAATTGCGCATATGCCGGGTAAAGGTAAGTATCAGGGCCAACTTGGTGCTATTAAGGTAAGAACAACAGAAGGAATTATCTTTAAAATAGGTAGCGGCTTTTCCGATCTACAGCGTCAGCAGCCACCAAAAATAGGCAGTATAATAACCTATAAATACATTGGTAAAACAAAGCGAGGTGTGCCAAGATTTGCCAGTTTCCTTAGAATTAAAAATAAACATTAA
- a CDS encoding HDOD domain-containing protein: MNALEYAMQANGSFALPDACFKVKALMEDADSTIEDFANVISIDPSMTSRLLKLANSAVYSFPGEISTISRAITIIGTQAIYNMMLVDVAAIAFKHFTNESIDVKRFWHMSVFCALATKNLAITAGIRDIERLFVAGLLQNFGELIVAKISPELAKKCEAYHADLLPWQLQKQVLGFTYTEVSAELLKIWQIPEKIILPIRHYNNANNIQINKDVKVLYLASRLALVECHPDMFSYDESMDSALCQSLNVSTNDLEDAADFATIETENILSIMNAKFYSS, translated from the coding sequence ATGAATGCTCTTGAATATGCAATGCAAGCAAACGGCTCTTTCGCGCTACCTGATGCGTGTTTTAAAGTTAAAGCTTTAATGGAAGATGCGGACTCTACAATAGAAGATTTCGCGAATGTGATCAGTATTGACCCATCGATGACCTCGCGTTTACTTAAGTTGGCTAATAGTGCTGTCTACAGCTTCCCTGGTGAGATCAGTACCATTTCACGCGCTATTACTATTATTGGCACACAAGCTATATATAACATGATGTTGGTTGATGTTGCTGCTATTGCATTTAAGCACTTTACGAATGAGTCGATAGATGTAAAACGGTTTTGGCACATGAGCGTTTTTTGTGCTTTAGCGACTAAAAATTTAGCTATTACAGCAGGTATTCGAGATATAGAACGCTTATTTGTTGCGGGCTTGCTGCAAAATTTTGGTGAGCTTATTGTTGCTAAAATTTCTCCAGAATTGGCGAAAAAATGTGAAGCTTATCATGCAGACTTGTTACCGTGGCAATTACAAAAGCAAGTGCTGGGTTTTACCTATACAGAGGTTTCTGCTGAGCTACTTAAAATTTGGCAGATCCCAGAAAAGATAATTCTACCTATCCGTCACTATAACAATGCTAATAATATTCAAATCAACAAAGATGTCAAAGTGTTGTACTTGGCATCACGTTTGGCACTGGTTGAATGCCATCCTGACATGTTTAGCTATGACGAAAGTATGGATAGCGCGCTATGCCAGTCGCTGAATGTTTCAACCAATGACTTAGAAGATGCGGCAGACTTCGCCACTATTGAAACAGAAAACATCCTCAGTATCATGAATGCCAAGTTCTATAGCTCATAA
- a CDS encoding LysE family translocator yields MELHLWLSLVVICILGALSPGPSLALVIKNTLNGGAAQGYATAISHGLGVALYAAITATGIGLLIVQSPMLFSAIKYAGAAFLLYLGIKALMSRKQNMQFSQQGNGLDPTINGWRDGFLIAFLNPKLAIFFLALFSQFVQPDAGWQQKAVMTATVGSIDMLWYIIIAFAMSRGPILDKLKANSHIVDRVTGSFLILLAARVVLN; encoded by the coding sequence ATGGAACTTCACTTATGGTTATCACTTGTTGTTATTTGTATTCTTGGTGCGCTTTCTCCTGGCCCTAGTCTCGCCTTAGTGATCAAAAACACCCTAAACGGTGGCGCCGCGCAAGGATATGCTACCGCGATAAGTCATGGCTTGGGTGTAGCGTTATATGCCGCTATAACCGCGACTGGCATTGGTTTACTCATCGTACAATCGCCAATGCTGTTCTCAGCGATAAAATACGCTGGTGCTGCTTTTCTTTTATATTTGGGTATAAAAGCTTTAATGAGCAGAAAACAGAACATGCAGTTTTCTCAACAAGGTAATGGATTAGACCCAACGATAAATGGCTGGCGAGATGGTTTTTTAATTGCCTTTTTAAATCCTAAATTAGCTATTTTCTTCCTAGCCTTATTTAGTCAATTTGTGCAACCTGATGCCGGTTGGCAGCAAAAAGCAGTGATGACAGCAACCGTAGGCAGTATTGATATGCTGTGGTATATCATTATTGCTTTTGCTATGTCACGTGGACCGATATTAGATAAGTTAAAAGCGAATAGTCATATAGTTGATAGAGTGACAGGCAGTTTTTTGATTTTATTAGCGGCACGTGTGGTTTTGAATTAA
- a CDS encoding 2OG-Fe(II) oxygenase family protein, translating to MQVQVVDYRASDAAQKFVESLRNTGFGVLTNHPIKQSLVEKIYHDWYTFFTQDEKKAFAFDPEKQDGYFAPEISETAKGHSKKDIKEYYHVYPWGRIPAQLKEDILNYYKMASDLASELLDWVEKYSPADVAKHYSEPLSNMIMDTPNTLLRILHYPPFDGTEEPGAIRAAAHEDINLLTILPAANEPGLQVQSQEGEWLDVPSDFGHLIVNIGDMLQEASQGYFPSTSHRVINPTGANSGKSRISLPLFLHPRSEVVLSENHTQASYLLERLRELGVK from the coding sequence ATGCAAGTACAAGTTGTTGATTACCGAGCGAGCGATGCGGCACAAAAATTTGTTGAGAGTTTACGCAATACGGGCTTTGGCGTATTAACCAATCACCCGATTAAGCAGAGTTTGGTAGAAAAAATTTATCACGATTGGTATACCTTTTTTACTCAAGATGAGAAAAAGGCTTTTGCCTTTGATCCTGAAAAACAAGACGGTTATTTTGCACCTGAAATATCAGAAACAGCAAAAGGCCATAGCAAAAAAGATATTAAAGAATATTACCATGTTTACCCTTGGGGTCGCATTCCGGCGCAATTGAAAGAAGATATTCTTAATTACTATAAAATGGCTTCCGATCTTGCTAGTGAGTTACTTGACTGGGTTGAAAAGTATAGCCCTGCTGATGTTGCAAAACATTATTCAGAACCGCTTTCAAATATGATTATGGATACACCAAATACCCTATTACGCATTCTACATTATCCTCCATTTGATGGTACAGAAGAGCCAGGAGCTATTCGTGCTGCAGCCCATGAAGATATAAATTTACTAACAATTTTACCTGCGGCCAACGAACCTGGCTTACAAGTACAATCTCAAGAAGGTGAATGGTTAGATGTGCCAAGTGACTTTGGTCATTTAATTGTCAACATTGGTGATATGCTACAAGAAGCCTCGCAAGGCTATTTTCCGTCAACAAGCCACAGGGTAATTAATCCAACAGGTGCAAACTCAGGAAAATCGCGTATTTCTTTACCGCTATTTTTACACCCTCGCAGCGAAGTTGTACTGTCTGAAAACCACACACAAGCTAGCTACTTGTTAGAAAGACTGAGAGAGCTAGGCGTTAAATAA
- a CDS encoding class I SAM-dependent methyltransferase, giving the protein MIEFIQANDFTESQRLFHGRGHAYSGLSHVNVDWFEPVILITLYQEVEPDWLAEQVLQLQALTDKCQSIQVQYRCRKFAPCELLWGQEITNLHALEHGLKYHISLGKAQNSGLFLDMSNGREWVKNHSKNKRVLNLFSYTCAFSVVALAGNATKVVNVDMSKSSLAKGRENHRLNKQDLTQVVFEGVDIFKSYGRLKKHGPYQLLVSDPPSFQKGSVDIERDYKKIIRRLPDLMSENGDVLLCLNSPDLSEDFLMTEVARECPECIFQYQVDTAEVFKEAYQGKGLKCLYFIYKPHT; this is encoded by the coding sequence ATGATTGAATTTATCCAAGCAAATGACTTCACTGAAAGCCAGCGACTATTTCATGGTCGTGGTCATGCTTATTCCGGTTTATCACATGTCAACGTTGACTGGTTCGAACCGGTCATACTGATCACTTTGTATCAGGAAGTTGAACCTGATTGGTTGGCTGAGCAAGTGTTACAATTACAAGCGCTTACTGATAAATGTCAATCGATCCAAGTACAATATCGTTGCCGAAAGTTTGCCCCTTGTGAATTGCTTTGGGGTCAAGAGATAACCAACCTACATGCGTTAGAACACGGCTTAAAATATCATATTAGTTTAGGCAAAGCACAAAACTCAGGTTTGTTTTTAGATATGAGTAATGGCCGTGAGTGGGTTAAAAATCACAGTAAAAATAAACGAGTGCTAAATTTATTCTCTTATACTTGTGCTTTTTCTGTTGTTGCTTTAGCGGGGAATGCAACAAAAGTTGTTAATGTTGATATGAGCAAAAGCTCATTAGCGAAAGGGCGTGAGAATCATCGATTAAATAAGCAAGACCTGACTCAAGTTGTGTTTGAAGGTGTTGATATTTTTAAGTCTTATGGTCGTTTGAAAAAGCATGGTCCTTATCAGCTTTTGGTTTCTGATCCTCCATCTTTTCAAAAGGGCAGTGTGGATATTGAAAGAGACTATAAAAAAATTATTCGTCGTTTACCTGATCTTATGTCGGAAAATGGTGATGTTCTGCTGTGCTTAAACTCTCCTGACCTAAGTGAGGACTTTTTAATGACAGAAGTTGCTAGAGAATGTCCTGAATGTATATTTCAGTATCAGGTTGATACAGCGGAAGTGTTTAAAGAAGCTTATCAAGGGAAAGGGCTAAAGTGCCTGTATTTTATATATAAGCCTCATACTTAA
- a CDS encoding M28 family metallopeptidase codes for MNIHPSKIVQKISIVAFSAMTLFACNKPEPVVQVITEEVSHQVQADNIKAHIAFLADDTLQGRDTGSNGYQIAANYVKSYFKQLGLTPKGADAAGDDKSFEQQVRFRKTYLVDGSASATIHGLKGDVILDYATDFITSGSSIDNEVAITAATVFVGYGVISEEFGYNDYENIDVEGKIVVALTGRPDDLPSEEGAHIGSNAEKSRHAAEHGAIGFITLHTPKREKVRSFAKSAENANAPRLHWLTKDDIPFGQQAGLIAGAYIQHDAAKALFEGAIRTLDDIYAADINNSAIKGFALPYKVTLKNRSRHEQITSPNIIASIEGSDRELKNEYVVFSAHLDHIGISSKDGDDDTINNGALDNASGVAILLETARLLAQMPTKPKRSVLFVVVTGEEKGLLGSSYFANNPTLPATQLVANVNLDMPLVLYPFADVIAFGSTHSTLGEIVATAAKKIDIELSEDPMPEQALFTRSDHYSFVKAGIPSVFLMTGFKSTDENIDGGAVFGDFLKNHYHQHSDEITLPINYDAAANFALVNMMIGLEIANKNERPQWHKGDFFGVTFAQ; via the coding sequence ATGAATATACACCCATCGAAGATAGTCCAAAAAATTAGTATCGTTGCTTTTTCTGCTATGACCTTATTTGCCTGCAATAAACCAGAGCCTGTTGTGCAAGTGATCACAGAAGAAGTATCTCATCAAGTTCAGGCTGATAATATTAAAGCCCATATCGCTTTTTTAGCTGATGATACCTTGCAAGGAAGAGATACCGGAAGTAATGGCTATCAAATTGCCGCTAATTACGTGAAATCGTATTTCAAGCAACTTGGACTGACTCCAAAAGGGGCTGATGCAGCAGGCGATGATAAGAGCTTTGAGCAGCAAGTTCGTTTTCGTAAAACTTATTTAGTTGATGGCTCTGCCAGCGCTACTATTCATGGGCTTAAGGGAGATGTGATACTAGATTATGCAACAGATTTTATTACTTCTGGTTCGAGTATTGATAATGAAGTGGCTATAACAGCGGCAACCGTTTTTGTTGGTTATGGCGTAATATCTGAAGAGTTTGGCTATAACGACTATGAAAATATTGATGTCGAAGGAAAAATTGTCGTGGCGTTAACCGGTCGACCTGATGATTTGCCGTCTGAGGAAGGCGCACATATTGGTTCGAATGCAGAGAAGAGCCGTCATGCTGCAGAGCATGGTGCTATTGGCTTTATTACTCTGCATACGCCAAAACGTGAAAAAGTACGCAGTTTTGCAAAGTCTGCTGAAAATGCTAATGCCCCACGTTTACATTGGTTAACTAAAGATGACATCCCCTTTGGGCAGCAAGCAGGTCTTATTGCAGGGGCATATATTCAACATGATGCCGCAAAAGCTTTGTTTGAAGGCGCTATACGTACTTTAGATGATATATACGCCGCTGATATTAACAACAGTGCTATCAAAGGTTTTGCACTACCTTACAAGGTGACATTAAAGAATCGTTCTCGCCATGAACAGATCACAAGTCCTAATATTATTGCTAGCATTGAAGGTAGCGATAGAGAATTAAAAAATGAGTACGTCGTCTTTAGTGCTCATCTCGACCATATCGGCATAAGTTCAAAGGATGGTGATGACGATACTATTAATAATGGTGCATTAGATAACGCGTCAGGCGTTGCTATTTTACTAGAAACCGCACGATTATTAGCCCAGATGCCAACAAAACCAAAACGCTCAGTATTATTTGTTGTGGTCACAGGTGAAGAAAAAGGTTTACTTGGCTCTAGCTATTTTGCCAATAATCCAACCTTACCTGCAACGCAATTAGTTGCTAACGTAAACTTAGATATGCCGCTGGTTCTTTATCCCTTTGCTGATGTAATCGCATTTGGTTCTACCCATTCTACACTTGGCGAAATAGTCGCTACAGCAGCAAAGAAAATTGATATAGAGCTCAGTGAAGATCCGATGCCTGAGCAAGCACTTTTCACACGTAGCGACCACTACAGTTTTGTTAAAGCAGGGATACCATCGGTATTTTTAATGACCGGCTTTAAATCTACTGATGAAAACATTGATGGTGGCGCTGTTTTCGGTGACTTTTTGAAAAACCATTATCATCAACATAGTGACGAAATAACGCTACCAATAAATTATGATGCAGCGGCTAACTTTGCGCTGGTTAATATGATGATAGGCTTGGAAATAGCGAATAAGAATGAGCGTCCTCAGTGGCACAAAGGTGACTTCTTTGGTGTTACATTTGCACAGTAA
- a CDS encoding PGPGW domain-containing protein translates to MPNNIRDKLKRTTRTMLGFLCLFVGIVFILLPGPAVIFIPVGLALLSLEYAWAKVWLKKSQRYFRQAAVKADQSLQWLGKKLRR, encoded by the coding sequence ATGCCGAACAATATACGAGATAAATTAAAGCGTACAACACGGACTATGCTGGGTTTTTTGTGCCTATTCGTTGGTATTGTTTTTATTCTATTGCCAGGACCCGCCGTGATATTTATACCTGTTGGATTGGCATTACTCAGTCTGGAATACGCGTGGGCAAAAGTGTGGCTAAAAAAGAGTCAGCGCTATTTTCGTCAGGCGGCGGTAAAAGCAGATCAAAGTTTGCAGTGGTTAGGGAAAAAGTTACGCCGTTGA
- a CDS encoding EAL domain-containing protein has product MTDPLADSNADLAKESIALLNKYQKLEDRYTALFTLNQLSVDCANLSSFFEQVHHSIAAVMSANNFYIVLYDQTFSTLEFVYHVDEKDVMEQRTFPLSDFKGSMTNYVIETGKALLATPEVIKQLEQDNKIDTAGIGTAGIDWLGVPLMHDSFVIGVMVVQSYSAETRYQDAERDLLAFTAQHIVTALTRLQDRERLQAAVDARTRELMQQIRDREKSELLQESLYRISELTNDPDLDINTFYSMVHNIVGQLINAENFYIAKYNSVDDNLFFAYFLDQKNSNDTDFFKPRKLSNRFTELVLRSGETVLLDRQDMLDLHYQGKVIKPEAEVVSWLGVPLIDSGEVLGAMVLQSYQQSVCFTEQDAELLRFVSRHVASAMQRREISDYKRKAHELLEHQVKLRTVALEEEIKQRKEAEEKLKHAASHDILTGLPNRAVFIDLLNHAIACNLRRPESKFAVLFLDLDRFKIVNDSLGHHAGDKLLKAIAASLIEVIRDTDTVARLGGDEFVILVEDLDSNDEAYDIANRITKLLASPFCIENQSVFIGTSIGVLFNNERYDSADNMLRDADIAMYHAKDKGKGRYEVFDSSMHTKVQNALLLETDIREAINNKEFTPYFQPIVQMSDGKIIGFEALARWQSEKRGFVFPDDFIPLAEETNLVMAIDLQILEKSCRQLKLWQERLGLEHLYVSCNFYCNHFFSLSLPQDIKAIIDKTGVQPHQVRVELTERALLENNDVVLDNMRALKKMGVKILLDDFGTGYSSLSYLHRFPMDVLKIDRSFIENVYERGNHQAIIKTIIDLAANLNMATVGEGIENQADADLLRDMGCIYGQGYYYYKPLPGDEIENFLLSKC; this is encoded by the coding sequence TTGACTGACCCATTAGCTGACTCGAATGCCGATCTAGCAAAAGAATCAATTGCTTTGCTAAACAAGTACCAAAAGCTTGAAGATCGCTATACAGCCTTATTTACCCTCAATCAGCTTTCCGTTGATTGTGCAAATTTAAGTAGTTTTTTTGAACAAGTACATCACTCTATTGCCGCAGTAATGAGTGCCAATAATTTCTATATTGTGCTTTACGATCAGACGTTCTCAACTTTAGAATTTGTTTATCATGTTGATGAAAAAGACGTTATGGAACAACGTACTTTCCCTTTAAGTGATTTTAAAGGTTCAATGACTAACTATGTTATTGAAACAGGTAAAGCATTGCTTGCGACGCCTGAGGTGATTAAGCAATTAGAGCAAGATAATAAGATTGATACGGCTGGAATAGGAACTGCGGGTATCGATTGGCTTGGCGTACCTTTGATGCATGACAGTTTTGTCATTGGTGTTATGGTTGTACAAAGCTATTCAGCGGAAACTCGTTATCAAGATGCAGAACGAGATTTATTGGCATTTACTGCTCAACACATTGTTACTGCACTGACCCGACTACAAGACCGAGAACGTTTACAGGCAGCGGTAGATGCCCGCACACGAGAATTAATGCAACAAATTCGTGATCGAGAGAAATCCGAACTACTGCAAGAGTCTTTATATCGTATTTCTGAGCTGACTAATGATCCCGATTTAGATATCAACACCTTTTATAGTATGGTTCATAACATTGTTGGCCAGCTAATTAATGCTGAAAATTTTTATATTGCAAAGTATAACTCAGTAGATGACAACTTATTTTTTGCTTATTTTCTTGATCAAAAAAATAGCAATGATACGGATTTTTTCAAACCCAGAAAATTGTCGAATCGCTTTACTGAGTTAGTGCTTAGAAGCGGTGAAACTGTATTATTAGACCGCCAAGATATGCTGGATTTACATTATCAAGGTAAAGTAATTAAACCTGAGGCTGAAGTAGTCTCTTGGCTTGGGGTGCCCTTAATCGATTCCGGTGAAGTACTGGGTGCAATGGTATTGCAAAGTTATCAACAATCAGTTTGTTTTACCGAACAAGACGCGGAATTATTACGCTTTGTTTCTCGGCACGTGGCATCAGCCATGCAGCGTCGCGAAATTTCTGACTATAAACGTAAAGCACATGAGCTGCTAGAGCACCAAGTGAAATTGCGAACAGTAGCGCTAGAAGAGGAAATAAAACAACGTAAAGAAGCGGAAGAAAAACTTAAGCATGCAGCTTCACACGATATTTTAACTGGCTTACCTAATCGAGCGGTCTTCATTGATTTATTAAATCACGCTATTGCTTGTAATCTTCGACGACCAGAGAGTAAATTTGCGGTTTTGTTTCTTGATTTAGATCGTTTTAAAATAGTTAACGATAGCTTAGGTCATCATGCAGGTGATAAATTATTAAAAGCGATTGCCGCTTCGTTGATTGAAGTTATACGTGATACAGATACTGTGGCACGTTTAGGTGGCGACGAGTTTGTTATATTAGTTGAAGATCTTGATAGCAACGACGAAGCCTACGATATTGCTAATCGAATAACAAAATTATTAGCATCACCATTTTGCATTGAAAATCAGTCTGTGTTTATTGGCACAAGTATTGGTGTACTATTTAATAACGAACGCTATGATAGTGCTGATAACATGCTTAGAGATGCTGATATCGCGATGTATCATGCAAAAGATAAAGGTAAAGGTCGTTACGAAGTTTTTGACTCAAGTATGCATACCAAAGTGCAAAATGCTTTATTACTAGAAACAGATATTCGAGAAGCAATTAATAATAAAGAATTTACACCTTATTTTCAGCCTATCGTACAAATGAGTGATGGTAAAATAATTGGTTTTGAAGCTTTAGCTCGATGGCAAAGTGAAAAACGTGGCTTTGTATTTCCAGATGACTTTATTCCATTAGCTGAAGAAACCAATTTGGTGATGGCGATAGATTTACAAATTTTAGAAAAGTCATGCCGCCAGTTGAAGTTATGGCAAGAACGCCTAGGTCTAGAACATCTGTATGTTAGTTGTAATTTTTATTGTAATCACTTTTTTAGTTTGAGCTTACCGCAAGATATTAAAGCGATTATTGATAAAACCGGGGTACAACCACACCAAGTACGTGTTGAGCTGACTGAGCGTGCATTATTAGAAAACAATGATGTAGTGCTAGACAATATGCGAGCACTGAAAAAAATGGGCGTAAAAATATTATTGGATGACTTTGGTACCGGTTATTCGAGTTTAAGTTATTTACATCGCTTCCCAATGGATGTATTGAAAATAGATCGCTCTTTTATTGAAAATGTTTATGAGCGTGGCAATCATCAGGCGATCATTAAAACTATCATTGATTTAGCTGCCAATTTAAATATGGCTACAGTTGGTGAAGGGATTGAAAACCAAGCGGATGCAGACTTATTGAGAGATATGGGCTGTATTTATGGTCAAGGTTATTATTATTATAAACCTTTACCAGGTGATGAAATTGAAAATTTTTTACTGAGTAAATGCTAA